A portion of the Glycine max cultivar Williams 82 chromosome 10, Glycine_max_v4.0, whole genome shotgun sequence genome contains these proteins:
- the SG-3 gene encoding putative glycosyltransferase UGT91H9, translating into MPLHIAMLPWLAVGHVNPYLELSKILAQKGHFVTFISTPKNIDGMPKIPETLQPSIKLVRLPLPHTDHHHHLPEDAESTMDIPSNKSYYLKLAYEALQGPVSELLKTSKPDWVFYDFATEWLPPIAKSLNIPCAHYNLTAAWNKVFIDPPKDYQLNNSITLQDMCLPPTWLPFTTTVHLRPHEIRRATSSIKDSDTGRMANFDLRKAYSSCDMFLLRTCRELEGEWLDYLAHKYKVPVVPVGLVPPSIQIRDVEEEDNNPDWVKIKDWLDKQESSSVVYIGFGSELRLSQQDVTELAHGIELSGLRFFWALRNLQKEDLPHGFEERTKERGIVWKSWAPQIKILGHAAIGGCITHCGTNSLVEMLNFGHVLVTLPYLLDQALFSRVLEEKKVGIEVPRSEKDGSFTRDDVAKTLKLAIVDEEGSDYRKNAKEMGKVFSSTDLHSRYIDDCIVALQKYKTPNSNC; encoded by the coding sequence ATGCCTCTACACATTGCAATGCTCCCGTGGCTCGCAGTGGGTCATGTGAACCCTTATTTGGAGCTGTCAAAGATTCTTGCTCAAAAGGGACACTTTGTTACCTTTATAAGCACTCCAAAAAACATTGATGGCATGCCCAAAATCCCGGAAACCTTACAGCCATCCATCAAATTGGTGAGGCTACCCTTGCCACACacagatcatcatcatcatctcccAGAAGATGCTGAGAGCACAATGGACATTCCCTCAAACAAAAGCTATTACCTCAAGCTGGCTTACGAGGCTCTCCAAGGCCCTGTATCGGAGTTGCTCAAAACTTCAAAGCCCGATTGGGTTTTTTACGATTTCGCAACCGAGTGGTTACCACCAATAGCCAAGAGCCTCAACATTCCCTGTGCACACTACAACTTAACCGCAGCGTGGAACAAAGTGTTCATTGATCCACCCAAGGATTATCAACTGAACAACTCAATTACGCTTCAAGACATGTGTCTCCCTCCCACGTGGCTTCCTTTCACCACAACCGTTCATCTCAGGCCTCACGAAATCAGAAGAGCAACAAGTTCTATCAAAGATTCGGACACAGGACGCATGGCAAATTTTGATCTCAGAAAGGCATATTCCAGCTGCGACATGTTTCTTCTCAGAACATGCAGAGAACTCGAAGGAGAATGGTTGGATTATCTTGCTCACAAGTACAAGGTTCCTGTGGTTCCGGTAGGGTTGGTTCCACCATCCATTCAGATAAGGGATGTTGAAGAGGAAGACAATAACCCTGACTGGGTCAAAATTAAGGATTGGTTGGACAAACAAGAGTCATCATCCGTGGTTTATATAGGGTTTGGGAGCGAGTTGAGGCTGAGTCAGCAGGACGTCACCGAGTTGGCTCATGGTATTGAGCTTTCTGGGTTGCGTTTCTTTTGGGCTTTGAGGAACCTGCAGAAAGAGGATTTGCCACATGGGTTTGAGGAGAGAACCAAGGAACGTGGCATTGTTTGGAAGAGTTGGGCACCCCAGATTAAGATCTTAGGCCATGCAGCTATTGGAGGATGCATCACTCACTGTGGTACCAATTCTCTCGTTGAGATGCTTAATTTTGGGCATGTGCTTGTGACTCTTCCCTATTTGCTAGACCAAGCTTTGTTTTCGAGGGTGCTAGAGGAAAAGAAAGTGGGTATTGAGGTGCCAAGGAGCGAGAAAGATGGGTCCTTTACTCGAGACGATGTGGCCAAGACATTAAAGTTGGCAATAGTAGATGAGGAAGGGAGTGATTATAGGAAGAATGCCAAAGAAATGGGCAAGGTTTTCAGTTCCACGGATCTTCATAGTCGATACATTGACGACTGCATTGTTGCTCTTCAAAAGTACAAGACTCCTAATTCCAACTGTTAA